One region of Carya illinoinensis cultivar Pawnee chromosome 8, C.illinoinensisPawnee_v1, whole genome shotgun sequence genomic DNA includes:
- the LOC122318543 gene encoding autophagy-related protein 18h-like isoform X2 — translation MKSHANYNKPNGNCTTTTTTNQNNRRHGNGFFPTSLKFISSCLKTASSGVRSASASISTDSPDHKAQPLPTKSEGREGFRPLHPLLLVVACDESKSSGLMQSARDGLVRDGFTEPKTGALSPNAVRFYSLRSHIYVHVLRFRSTVYMVRCSPQIVAVGLATQIYCFDALTLENKFSVLTYPVPQLGSQGMGGVNIGYGPMAVGPRWLAYASNNSLLSNTDRLSPQSLTPQGVSPSTSPGSGSLVARYAMESSKQLAAGLINLGDMGYKTLSKYCQELIPDGSNSPVSSNSSWKVGRIASHMAETDNAGIVVVKDFGSRAVVSQFRAHTTPISALCFDPSGTLLVTASIHGNNINIFRIMPSSSHNGSFTQPHDSGSFYVHLYKLHRGMTSAVIQDICFSHYSQWVAIVSSRGTCHIFALSPFGGETVLKIQNSHVDGPTLLPVTSLPWWSTPSFMINQQCFSHLPPPPPVILSVVSRIKNSQSGWLNQVSNVASSAAGKVSIPSGAIAAVFHNSVPHDMLPAHLKGNALENLLVYTPCGHTIQYELFPSMGGESNGAASIAGPGSSLQIQDEKLRVKVEPVRWWDVCRSDWPEREEYISGITLGRQETAEMVMDTSDCEDNYTGNKELVKPVERSHLYISNAEVQISSGRIPIWQNSKISFQRISFGTNDLNFTESHTRGEIEIEKLPVHEIEIRRRDLLPVIDHFLRIQSNWSDRSLVGVRCSSPSFDSHATKDKFSEDPIVCHSELASLGAVENSDGLSGESYTSITLPGNNTNVEKEERSVFSSPLPNKSFINTESILVSAIQPTTRVSMVQDIDFTNCLSSLTSNSLADRTIAKEIESSNSGGVSEASNISSNRSDLSMNILDEGLVHDSLDFDQYFLEGYCKASPSCDSHDSAEVVTDVDSNSSPCDGEKSEEVGENDDMLSGIFAFSEEG, via the exons CCCCTCCCTACAAAGTCTGAGGGTCGTGAAGGATTCAGACCATTGCATCCTTTACTATTGGTAGTTGCATGTGATGAATCAAAGAGCTCTGGTCTGATGCAAAGTGCAAGAGATGGGTTGGTCAGGGATGGTTTTACCGAACCAAAAACAGGAGCCCTCTCTCCTAATGCTGTTCGGTTTTACTCACTAAGGTCTCACATTTATGTTCATGTCCTGAGATTCAGGTCGACTGTGTACATGGTTAGATGCAGTCCTCAAATAGTGGCTGTCGGCCTTGCAACACAA ATATACTGCTTCGACGCACTCACGCTTGAGAATAAATTCAGTGTCCTTACCTATCCTGTCCCTCAATTGGGAAGCCAAGGAATGGGTGGAGTTAACATCGGCTATGGACCTATGGCTGTAGGCCCCAGGTGGTTGGCTTATGCCTCCAACAACTCACTGCTGTCAAACACAGACCGCCTCAGTCCACAAAGTCTTACTCCTCAAGGGGTTAGCCCATCAACATCACCTGGAAGTGGAAGTTTAGTGGCTCGTTATGCCATGGAATCTAGTAAGCAGTTAGCTGCTGGATTAATCAATTTGGGTGATATGGGCTACAAAACTTTGTCAAAATATTGTCAAGAGCTTATACCTGATGGGTCTAATTCTCCTGTATCATCAAATTCGAGTTGGAAAGTTGGTCGGATTGCCTCACATATGGCAGAAACAGATAATGCTGGGATT GTTGTTGTCAAAGATTTTGGTTCCAGAGCTGTTGTATCACAGTTTAGGGCCCATACTACTCCAATTTCTGCATTGTGTTTTGACCCTAGTGGGACACTTCTAGTTACTGCTTCAATACATGGGAACAATATAAACATTTTCCGGATAATGCCGTCTTCCTCACATAATGGATCGTTCACTCAACCACATGATTCGGGCTCTTTTTATGTGCACCTCTATAAGCTCCACCGTGGCATGACATCAGCT GTGATACAAGACATCTGTTTTAGTCATTATAGTCAGTGGGTTGCTATTGTTTCTTCCAGGGGCACCTGccatatttttgctctttccCCTTTTGGTGGTGAGACTGTTCTCAAAATACAGAACTCTCATGTTGATGGTCCTACCCTTTTGCCAGTTACATCTCTACCATGGTGGTCCACTCCATCTTTCATGATAAACCAACAATGTTTTTCTCACTTGCCACCACCACCGCCAGTTATTCTCTCTGTGGTTAGCAGAATAAAAAATAGTCAATCTGGGTGGCTCAACCAAGTTAGTAATGTGGCATCTTCTGCAGCAGGAAAGGTCTCCATTCCATCTGGTGCAATTGCTGCTGTTTTTCATAATTCAGTGCCTCACGATATGTTACCTGCTCATCTGAAAGGCAATGCTTTGGAGAACCTATTGGTTTATACCCCTTGTGGGCACACAATTCAATATGAACTGTTTCCATCAATGGGAGGAGAATCAAATGGGGCTGCTTCTATAGCTGGTCCAGGTTCTTCATTGCAGATACAAGATGAGAAGCTGCGAGTAAAAGTTGAACCTGTTCGATGGTGGGATGTTTGCAGAAGTGATTGGCCAGAAAGAGAGGAATACATTTCTGGGATTACTCTTGGCAGACAAGAAACTGCAGAGATGGTCATGGATACTTCCGACTGTGAGGATAATTATACTGGAAATAAGGAGTTAGTAAAGCCCGTTGAACGATCTCACTTATATATATCCAATGCAGAGGTGCAGATTAGCTCTGGCAGGATACCAATCTGGCAAAACTCTAAG ATATCCTTCCAGAGGATTAGCTTTGGAACTAATGACCTGAATTTTACTGAGAGTCATACCCGTGGAGAGATTGAAATAGAGAAGCTTCCCGTTCATGAGATTGAAATAAGACGGAGGGATTTATTGCCTGTTATTGACCATTTCCTGAGGATTCAGTCCAATTGGAGTGACAG gAGCCTTGTTGGGGTAAGATGCTCGAGTCCATCTTTTGATTCTCATGCGACTAAAGATAAGTTCTCAGAAGATCCTATTGTTTGCCACTCTGAGTTGGCATCACTTGGCGCAGTTGAAAACTCAGATG GATTATCTGGGGAATCGTATACATCCATTACCCTACCTGGGAACAATACAAATgtggagaaagaagagagatcTGTTTTCTCATCGCCTCTGccaaataaaagttttattaaCACAGAAAGTATACTAGTTTCTGCCATACAACCTACAACTAGGGTTTCTATGGTTCAGGATATTGATTTCACTAATTGTCTATCCTCTTTAACAAGTAACTCACTTGCTGATAGAACCATTGCCAAAGAAATCGAGTCATCAAATAGTGGGGGGGTCAGTGAAGCTTCAAATATAAGCTCCAACCGCTCTGATTTGAGTATGAATATTCTTGATGAGGGATTAGTACATGACTCTCTAGACTTTGATCAATATTTTCTAGAGGGGTATTGTAAAGCATCACCTTCGTGTGACTCCCATGATTCAGCTGAAGTTGTCACTGATGTGGACAGCAACAGTAGTCCCTGTGATGGGGAGAAATCCGAGGAAGTTGGTGAAAATGATGACATGCTTAGTGGTATATTTGCCTTCTCAGAGGAAG GTTGA
- the LOC122318544 gene encoding histidine-containing phosphotransfer protein 1-like isoform X5, with protein sequence MDGVVQLQKQLVDYIASLFHEGFLDEQFNQLQQLQDESNPDFVVEVVSLFFEDSERLLNELAKALEQETIDFRKVDAHVHQFKGSSSSIGAHRVQNVCITFRNYCEEQNVEGCLKCLQQVKHEYSLVRNKLETLFQLEKQIIAAGGSLPAT encoded by the exons ATGGATGGTGTGGTTCAGCTGCAGAAGCAGTTGGTTGACTACATAGCCTCACTCTTTCATGAG GGATTTCTGGATGAGCAGTTTAACCAGCTTCAGCAATTGCAAGATGAGAGCAACCCAGATTTTGTGGTGGAAGTTGTATCTctcttctttgaggattctgaGAGGCTTCTCAATGAACTGGCCAAAGCTCT AGAACAAGAGACTATAGATTTTAGAAAGGTGGATGCCCATGTTCACCAGTTCAAGGGCAGCAGCTCCAG TATTGGCGCGCATAGGGTTCAGAATGTCTGCATTACCTTCCGGAATTACTGCGAGGAGCAGAATGTTGAAGG GTGTCTCAAATGTCTGCAACAAGTAAAGCATGAGTATTCCCTTGTGAGAAACAAGCTTGAAACTCTGTTCCAG CTTGAGAAGCAGATTATAGCTGCCGGTGGATCACTTCCGGCCACATAG
- the LOC122318544 gene encoding histidine-containing phosphotransfer protein 1-like isoform X2, which produces MDGVVQLQKQLVDYIASLFHEGFLDEQFNQLQQLQDESNPDFVVEVVSLFFEDSERLLNELAKALWVPFRSSSSFFNPNILFREQETIDFRKVDAHVHQFKGSSSSIGAHRVQNVCITFRNYCEEQNVEGCLKCLQQVKHEYSLVRNKLETLFQLEKQIIAAGGSLPAT; this is translated from the exons ATGGATGGTGTGGTTCAGCTGCAGAAGCAGTTGGTTGACTACATAGCCTCACTCTTTCATGAG GGATTTCTGGATGAGCAGTTTAACCAGCTTCAGCAATTGCAAGATGAGAGCAACCCAGATTTTGTGGTGGAAGTTGTATCTctcttctttgaggattctgaGAGGCTTCTCAATGAACTGGCCAAAGCTCT TTGGGTTCCTTttagatcttcttcttctttttttaatccaaatatcTTATTCAGAGAACAAGAGACTATAGATTTTAGAAAGGTGGATGCCCATGTTCACCAGTTCAAGGGCAGCAGCTCCAG TATTGGCGCGCATAGGGTTCAGAATGTCTGCATTACCTTCCGGAATTACTGCGAGGAGCAGAATGTTGAAGG GTGTCTCAAATGTCTGCAACAAGTAAAGCATGAGTATTCCCTTGTGAGAAACAAGCTTGAAACTCTGTTCCAG CTTGAGAAGCAGATTATAGCTGCCGGTGGATCACTTCCGGCCACATAG
- the LOC122318544 gene encoding histidine-containing phosphotransfer protein 1-like isoform X1 produces MDGVVQLQKQLVDYIASLFHEGFLDEQFNQLQQLQDESNPDFVVEVVSLFFEDSERLLNELAKALWVPFRSSSSFFNPNILFREQETIDFRKVDAHVHQFKGSSSSIGAHRVQNVCITFRNYCEEQNVEGVEPWHRCLKCLQQVKHEYSLVRNKLETLFQLEKQIIAAGGSLPAT; encoded by the exons ATGGATGGTGTGGTTCAGCTGCAGAAGCAGTTGGTTGACTACATAGCCTCACTCTTTCATGAG GGATTTCTGGATGAGCAGTTTAACCAGCTTCAGCAATTGCAAGATGAGAGCAACCCAGATTTTGTGGTGGAAGTTGTATCTctcttctttgaggattctgaGAGGCTTCTCAATGAACTGGCCAAAGCTCT TTGGGTTCCTTttagatcttcttcttctttttttaatccaaatatcTTATTCAGAGAACAAGAGACTATAGATTTTAGAAAGGTGGATGCCCATGTTCACCAGTTCAAGGGCAGCAGCTCCAG TATTGGCGCGCATAGGGTTCAGAATGTCTGCATTACCTTCCGGAATTACTGCGAGGAGCAGAATGTTGAAGG AGTAGAGCCTTGGCATAGGTGTCTCAAATGTCTGCAACAAGTAAAGCATGAGTATTCCCTTGTGAGAAACAAGCTTGAAACTCTGTTCCAG CTTGAGAAGCAGATTATAGCTGCCGGTGGATCACTTCCGGCCACATAG
- the LOC122318544 gene encoding histidine-containing phosphotransfer protein 1-like isoform X3, producing the protein MDGVVQLQKQLVDYIASLFHEGFLDEQFNQLQQLQDESNPDFVVEVVSLFFEDSERLLNELAKALYALREQETIDFRKVDAHVHQFKGSSSSIGAHRVQNVCITFRNYCEEQNVEGVEPWHRCLKCLQQVKHEYSLVRNKLETLFQLEKQIIAAGGSLPAT; encoded by the exons ATGGATGGTGTGGTTCAGCTGCAGAAGCAGTTGGTTGACTACATAGCCTCACTCTTTCATGAG GGATTTCTGGATGAGCAGTTTAACCAGCTTCAGCAATTGCAAGATGAGAGCAACCCAGATTTTGTGGTGGAAGTTGTATCTctcttctttgaggattctgaGAGGCTTCTCAATGAACTGGCCAAAGCTCTGTATGCACTTCG AGAACAAGAGACTATAGATTTTAGAAAGGTGGATGCCCATGTTCACCAGTTCAAGGGCAGCAGCTCCAG TATTGGCGCGCATAGGGTTCAGAATGTCTGCATTACCTTCCGGAATTACTGCGAGGAGCAGAATGTTGAAGG AGTAGAGCCTTGGCATAGGTGTCTCAAATGTCTGCAACAAGTAAAGCATGAGTATTCCCTTGTGAGAAACAAGCTTGAAACTCTGTTCCAG CTTGAGAAGCAGATTATAGCTGCCGGTGGATCACTTCCGGCCACATAG
- the LOC122318544 gene encoding histidine-containing phosphotransfer protein 1-like isoform X4, translating into MDGVVQLQKQLVDYIASLFHEGFLDEQFNQLQQLQDESNPDFVVEVVSLFFEDSERLLNELAKALEQETIDFRKVDAHVHQFKGSSSSIGAHRVQNVCITFRNYCEEQNVEGVEPWHRCLKCLQQVKHEYSLVRNKLETLFQLEKQIIAAGGSLPAT; encoded by the exons ATGGATGGTGTGGTTCAGCTGCAGAAGCAGTTGGTTGACTACATAGCCTCACTCTTTCATGAG GGATTTCTGGATGAGCAGTTTAACCAGCTTCAGCAATTGCAAGATGAGAGCAACCCAGATTTTGTGGTGGAAGTTGTATCTctcttctttgaggattctgaGAGGCTTCTCAATGAACTGGCCAAAGCTCT AGAACAAGAGACTATAGATTTTAGAAAGGTGGATGCCCATGTTCACCAGTTCAAGGGCAGCAGCTCCAG TATTGGCGCGCATAGGGTTCAGAATGTCTGCATTACCTTCCGGAATTACTGCGAGGAGCAGAATGTTGAAGG AGTAGAGCCTTGGCATAGGTGTCTCAAATGTCTGCAACAAGTAAAGCATGAGTATTCCCTTGTGAGAAACAAGCTTGAAACTCTGTTCCAG CTTGAGAAGCAGATTATAGCTGCCGGTGGATCACTTCCGGCCACATAG
- the LOC122319405 gene encoding myosin heavy chain, striated muscle, giving the protein MAKTKVTRQAEEQKKVAHQPQDGSQNQRAKPMDDPSEKLQSLKSLNSLLLKETSERRQQVESLEQAKESLEAELTLSTMEKKVLESELKRATEESVGLELEKCVVCTFSETQMDEMGVGYDGLLREKGEIEILSREKESEIEFLKKVVSGLMTNLEDEREKLSRVYQERDFIKTEIDGLAKEAKKLREKVVEMEKKERKTVEEVEKLKMERERLVRENLKIEKAVEGLKKEKESVERDSEESKRVIETLKIDIEGFARERGEVEREKSDLEVKIVESEKEVRELSETVMNLRIKDEVLRSKVLELEKRIGEAVDKEKEMAMEINFLVEETREKERNIEKLKEERDSIRRILDMTSKESEFRQQRIEELIREKNEIEELKLNQEIEIVELNTEVDRLRNVVSTLRDSCRNEEENNKQLISEVSLYKDAFDRVRPERDELQKGFDEVNKKVKNMEVLILEKEKKIQETAEELGRMRSEQENLIEKNRAIENHLEVLVKEKDLVQKNLVEAQRGVDDLKAKMESAGINSELALSMLKNTAALVCDSQDDRDGKKDEVINGQKLEDEIQPYAMELDAIKTAFRSKEKMVEDMKKQLGFLQNSVAEAHKQKSFWTVVSSATTIFAAASVAYVARGR; this is encoded by the exons atgGCTAAAACGAAAGTGACCCGTCAAgccgaagaacaaaaaaaagtaGCCCATCAACCCCAAGACGGAAGCCAAAACCAACGAGCCAAACCTATGGATGACCCTTCAGAGAAGCTCCAGAGCCTCAAGTCCCTCAATTCTCTCCTGCTCAAAGAAACCTCTGAGCGCAGACAACAGGTCGAGTCCTTGGAACAAGCCAAGGAGTCCTTGGAGGCCGAGTTGACACTGTCTACGATGGAAAAGAAGGTTCTGGAGTCCGAGTTGAAACGGGCAACTGAGGAAAGTGTTGGGTTG GAGTTGGAGAAGTGTGTGGTATGTACCTTTTCGGAGACCCAGATGGATGAAATGGGTGTTGGGTATGATGGGTTGTTGAGAGAGAAGGGCGAGATTGAGATATTGAGCCGCGAGAAAGAGTCTGAGattgagtttttgaagaaagTGGTCAGTGGGCTAATGACCAATCTTGAAGATGAAAGAGAGAAACTGAGTCGAGTTTACCAAGAGAGGGATTTTATTAAAACAGAGATTGATGGCCTAGCTAAGGAGGCAAAGAAGTTGAGAGAAAAAGTGGTTGAGatggagaaaaaagagaggaaaactGTGGAAGAGGTTGAAAAACTGAAAATGGAACGTGAAAGGTTAGTGAGAGAAAATTTGAAGATTGAAAAGGCGGTCGAGGGCTTGAAGAAGGAGAAAGAATCGGTTGAAAGGGATTCGGAGGAGTCGAAAAGGGTTATTGAGACTTTAAAGATTGACATTGAGGGATTTGCGAGGGAGAGGGGTGAGGTTGAGAGGGAGAAAAGTGACCTTGAAGTGAAGATTGTTGAATCGGAGAAAGAAGTGAGGGAATTGAGTGAGACTGTCATGAATCTGCGGATCAAGGATGAGGTTCTGCGCTCTAAAGTTTTGGAATTGGAGAAGAGGATTGGTGAGGCTGTGGATAAGGAAAAGGAGATGGCGATGGAGATTAATTTCTTGGTGGAAGAAACGAGGGAGAAGGAACGAAATATTGAGAAGTTGAAAGAAGAAAGGGATTCTATCCGGAGGATTTTGGATATGACTAGCAAGGAATCAGAGTTTAGGCAGCAAAGAATTGAGGAATTGATTCGAGAGAAAAATGAGATCGAGGAATTGAAGCTTAACCAAGAGATTGAGATTGTTGAGCTGAATACAGAGGTTGATAGATTAAGGAATGTTGTATCTACATTGCGAGATTCTTgcagaaatgaagaagaaaataacaaGCAATTAATCTCTGAAGTTAGTCTATATAAGGATGCTTTTGATCGAGTTAGGCCTGAGAGGGATGAGTTGCAAAAGGGTTTTGATGAGGTGAACAAGAAAGTGAAAAACATGGAGGTATTGATTttggagaaggaaaagaagattcAAGAAACTGCGGAAGAGTTAGGGAGGATGAGGAGTGAGCAAGAGAATCTGATCGAGAAAAATAGGGCAATAGAGAACCATTTGGAAGTTTTGGTAAAGGAAAAAGATTTGGTGCAGAAAAACCTTGTTGAGGCGCAACGAGGAGTTGATGATCTGAAGGCTAAAATGGAATCAGCGGGGATTAATTCAGAGCTGGCATTGAGCATGCTGAAGAACACTGCAGCACTCGTGTGTGACTCTCAAGACGATAGGGATGGTAAGAAAGATGAGGTTATCAATGGGCAGAAGCTAGAGGATGAAATTCAACCATATGCGATGGAGTTAGATGCCATCAAGACTGCTTTCAGAAGCAAGGAGAAGATGGTGGAAGATATGAAGAAACAGCTTGGGTTTCTGCAGAACTCTGTAGCCGAAGCACATAAGCAGAAGAGTTTCTGGACTGTGGTTTCTTCTGCAACTACAATTTTTGCTGCAGCATCTGTTGCTTATGTTGCTAGAGGACGCTGA
- the LOC122319401 gene encoding gibberellin receptor GID1C, with the protein MAGINEVNRNESKMVVPLNTWVLISNFKLAYNLLRRPDGTFNRHLAEFLDRKVPANATPVDGVFSFDVFINRSTSLLSRIYRPAHGEEPQINIADLEKPVTAEVVPVIIFFHGGSFAHSSANSTIYDTLCRRLVGICKAVVVSVNYRRAPENRYPCAYDDGWAALNWVNSRTWLQSKDSKVHIYLAGDSSGGNIVHHVALQAVESNIEVLGNILLNPMFGGEERTESEKRFDGKYFVTIRDRDWYWRAFLPEGEDRDHPACNPFGPKGKILEGIKFPKSLVVVAGLDLIQDWQLDYVKGLEKAGQKVKLLYLEKATIGFYLLPNNNHFYTVMDEISAFVDSNC; encoded by the exons ATGGCCGGGATTAATGAAGTCAACCGCAATGAGTCCAAG ATGGTTGTACCTCTGAATACATGGGTCCTCATCTCCAACTTCAAGTTGGCTTACAATCTTCTTCGCCGCCCTGATGGTACTTTCAACCGGCACTTAGCAGAGTTCCTTGATAGGAAAGTACCAGCTAATGCAACACCGGTTGATGGGGTTTTCTCATTTGATGTATTTATTAACAGAAGTACTAGCCTTCTTAGCCGGATCTATCGGCCGGCCCACGGGGAAGAACCTCAGATAAACATTGCTGATCTTGAGAAGCCTGTGACTGCTGAGGTTGTCCCAGTCATAATCTTTTTTCATGGTGGAAGCTTTGCTCACTCCTCTGCAAACAGTACCATATATGACACTCTATGTCGCCGACTAGTGGGCATTTGTAAGGCTGTTGTGGTCTCCGTCAACTATCGCCGTGCACCTGAGAACAGGTATCCATGTGCCTATGATGATGGATGGGCTGCTCTTAACTGGGTTAATTCAAGGACATGGCTTCAAAGTAAGGACTCAAAGGTTCATATATACTTGGCTGGGGACAGTTCTGGAGGTAACATTGTACATCATGTTGCTTTACAAGCAGTAGAGTCAAACATTGAAGTTTTGGGTAATATACTGCTCAACCCAATGTTTGGTGGGGAAGAAAGAACTGAATCTGAGAAGCGATTCGATGGGAAATACTTCGTCACTATTCGAGACCGTGATTGGTATTGGAGAGCTTTTCTACCTGAAGGGGAAGATAGAGACCATCCAGCATGTAACCCATTTGGTCCAAAGGGTAAAATCCTTGAAGGAATTAAGTTCCCAAAGAGCCTTGTTGTGGTGGCTGGTTTGGACCTTATTCAGGACTGGCAGTTGGATTATGTCAAGGGGCTTGAGAAGGCTGGCCAAAAGGTGAAACTTCTATATCTGGAGAAGGCAACAATTGGCTTTTACTTGTTGCCTAATAATAACCACTTCTATACTGTCATGGATGAGATAAGTGCCTTTGTGGATTCCAACTGTTGA
- the LOC122274661 gene encoding uncharacterized protein LOC122274661, with the protein MEMDELTKRWEKLNLSKEESKVFHVQNEGAKEGSSRGKHCIIGKVLSEKGVNNEAFRSTMSQVWRLEGWVRFKDLGDQSFLIEFQWLTDKEKVLSGRPWFFDRHLLTLLEVNESVSIVGLQFKFEPFWVQLHNLPLAAMTEAVREAFGSSIGPVIRV; encoded by the coding sequence ATGGAGATGGATGAGTTGACAAAGCGTTGGGAAAAGCTAAACTTGTCTAAGGAAGAGAGTAAGGTGTTCCATGTCCAGAATGAGGGTGCTAAGGAAGGGAGTAGTCGTGGGAAGCACTGTATTATTGGCAAAGTCTTGTCTGAAAAAGGAGTAAACAATGAAGCCTTCAGGTCCACTATGTCACAAGTATGGAGGTTAGAGGGTTGGGTGAGGTTTAAGGACTTGGGTGATCAAAgctttttaattgaatttcagTGGTTGACTGATAAGGAAAAAGTTCTGAGTGGTCGACCGTGGTTTTTTGATAGACATCTCTTAACTTTATTAGAAGTTAATGAATCTGTCTCTATAGTAGGTTTACAGTTTAAGTTTGAACCTTTTtgggttcaactccataatcTACCATTGGCAGCTATGACAGAAGCAGTGAGAGAGGCTTTTGGGTCCTCAATTGGTCCTGTCATTCGTGTGTAG